The Fusarium verticillioides 7600 chromosome 8, whole genome shotgun sequence genomic interval ATTTAGAAATATTTTGTCTCGGAATATATTTATTTGACTTACTAGAGCCACCACTGCAGTCACATCGTCAAGCCCCAGCATCTGTCTCTGCCGCCGACACCAGAGTCGTAACCCGACCATCAGGACTGACAGAGCCATCAGCGAAACCGATACTCCAATCACGACTCCGGACCTAGACTCAGCCGCCTTTGCTGCCATCTCTTCGGGGGTCATATTCATGCTGTTGTGGATATCGGTGCAGGGGCCGAGGGCAGTGAGACGTCACGATGAACCAACGTTGGATCCAGGGCCAGGGGTCGGGGTTCATCCTCCTGTTATTCCCCAGTCGATCGGAGGATCATCGAGCCGTCATTCCCATAAGGTTGATGGTAACAGGCACTGGAATGTGGCTATCCCAGCTTCGTGGATGAAATCGGGTTTAAGCAGCGCCCAGATCCGAGAGACCTATCAGAAAAGAGGATTTCAACGCCCCATGGCTGGCTAGATCGTACTGGACCTGGCGCCTTGTCCGAACACAGCTGAATGTTCTCGTCATTAGAGAAACACGGGCGTTGTAATGGGAATAACCCTACGGAACATTGTTTGGAAAAGGTTGTTTGGATTCCGATTGATAAATCTAGTTCGTAAGGGATTCGTCGGAATGATGCTTTTATATTTAGTTGCCTTTGGCGCATCACTTGGCTTTCGTAACAACCGCGACGTTGATCTCAATGCCTGTCGACAACATTGAGTCAATCAAGCCATCGTCTCAAGAGTAAGCACTACCCCAAAAGGCTTATTTGGCTTTCGATGTTCGGCTTTCTGGTAAATCTCCCAGGTCTTGCTAGACTGGATAACGAAACGTCGATTCCCTTGACAATATAGCAAGCCTCGAGATCCTAGACGGACTGCAAGATCCTCATGATAATGCATCACGCGGCATCGTTCTTCTTCCGATTGAGGGTATCTATTTTCCGAAAGACGACAGCCCAGCGAGTCGGAATCTTCCGAAGCAGAGCAATCTTGTCTATGGGACGAGGCCTACCATATGCGCATCGTGCTCTGAAGCTGCATCGACTCAATCGATGGCAGATGGCAGTCCGACGTGGCACTTAGAAATCTCTACAATATGAggagttgatgaagggaagTACGAATGGCTTTGTATTTAGTCCACCATTCTTATCGCGTACATTTTACAGCTAAATGCTTACCATTCAGTGTCAATCTCTAAATCTCTCCTCCACGGAAATGGGGCTACATTTACTACAGCTTTGAGACTAAGAGGCGGCGTATCGAAAGCCCTATAGTCAGCTCGAAAGTGCATAGATATGTCATGGACAAGTCTGTCTGGCTCCCGCCAGTTACGGCTCGCGAATGAAAGCACTTGACGCGACCCCGAAGGTCCATTCGATCTGGAACCCTTTGTCGACAAGATATTCTTCGTGCATGTAATCTTGGACTTAGCCGAGACTGAAATTGCACATGGGCTGGTTCCCTATAGTAAGAGCTTTACATTCAGCAGAGGACGAAAGCCTTTCGCTGTGTTTTGTGTCAGCCAAACACGGCCAAGGTGCGACGAGTGCACGAAAACAAATTGGTTCGGTCATCTGCGCATCTTTGCAATTGCCTGAACAACCACTATCACATCACACCGCTGGTCCGCAACGGCAGTGGTGTATGTTGTCTTACATTCAGCTGCGCCTGAATCAATATGTGGTCCAAATACGGAAGCCAAGTTGGAAGTCCTAACGCATTGCAGAAACTCTTGCTAACGTAGTGAAAGCGTGATATGCATAGCAGCGTCACTGCCTTTGTAGCTTGTACGGGACTTTCTCTTCTACTAGTGTATTGAATGTTGTATCAGTACATGTAGTCCTGCATGAGCTGAGACACGGCAACAAGCTGAATTCGATGTGTGAAATTTACCCCTCACTTATACCACTTACAGCACATTCTGCATTCTGCATGAGAAACTGTCGTAATTATCTGCAGGATGGAATGTGATAGCGACGGCAGAGATGCCGGGCCGTTCCTAGTCTATAGCACTGTATCTCCTTACAAGAAGGACGAAGTCCTCGCCTTTGATCTTGCCCTGGGCTCTGATCTGGCATGACCAGGTGAATCTCTTGAAGCGAGAACAGCAACAACGAGATCCGAGGATTTTGATATCATTTTAAACATAATGGCTtattcaaactcaaactcagACGTCTTTGATGTCGTGGTTATTGGCGGAGGACCCGTTGGCCTGGCCGCAGGATACGAAGTCGCCAAAGCTGGAAGCACGGTAATGATTCTTGAACAGAATAACTTTTTCAACCAAGCCGGCAGTTCTGGTGACTTGGCCCGCATGTTTCGCACTATGTGAGTCTATCACAGAATAAATTCTGAGGACTCGGCTGATAGGATAGGTACACTGAGGAGTTCATGGCCAAGCTCGCAATTGAAGCTATGAGGCATTGggatgctcttgagaaaGATGCTGGAGTGTCGCTTCGTTGGATGGGAGGTCTCCTGAACTTTGGGGACAAGGATATGGGTGGCGATACTCCAGAAGGTAAGACACTTATGCCTTTGAGATGCCGTACTAACCAGGGTAGGATCACTTCTGGGACCCAAGGCGAACTTGGACAAGTTTGGAATGTTCTACAAGGAGCGTATGTATACTCACTCTCATTCTACCTTCTTAATCTGACCAAGACAGTGACTGCTGCGCAAATCGAAGAGCAATATCccttcaagaacctcgatccCAAGTGGATCGGACTCTTCGCTCCTGATAACGGTGTCATCAAcgtccaactcctcctccgcaCCTTATACAGTCTTGCCAAGGACTACGGTGCCCAAGCAAAGCAGCATACTCAGGTCAAGCAGCTTCGGCCTCTGGACAGTGATAAGTCCATCTGGGAAGTCCACGCGATGGTTCATGACAGAGAGGTCAAAtacttgacaaagaagatcATTATCACCAGTGGAGCTTACGTCAATCATGTCTTGAaaccaagcttcagcatcgGCCTGAGACTGGAAATTTGGGAAATGGTTGCTACCtacttcaacaccaatccCGGACCAAACGGCACAATCTTTCCCAGTAAGTGTACATTCATGTTGTGATTCAGATTACTGACAGGTGGTGAGGTATGTGGTTCCAGTTCGGACCATCGGTGAACGGCAGGTCCCAACTCTTCTACGGCTTCCCAGCCTTGCCATGGGGCCCACCGAATGTTGTGAGAATTGCAGTGGATGCTGCTACTCGAACGATTGACGACCCAAGCCAGCGCCAGGCCAATGTTCTTGATCCAAGAGATATTCAAGACACTCAAGATTTCGTCAGAGACCATGTCGTCGGCGTTGACGCTACCGTTCCGGCCTCGACTGTTAGTTGTCTCCAGACCAATGTTTTTGGTAAGATCATCGAAACACTGTCTTTATACATGCTAATACAAGTAGATAACATGTTTGTGCTGGACTTCTTGCCAGAGAAGTACCTCCAAGGTGGCGCGGAGAAGAGTATTGCTATCTTCACCGCTGGCTGGGCTATGAAGTTTGTGCCAACTTTGGGCAAGGCACTTGCTGAGATGGCGTTGACTGGAAAGTCTGACTACAAGCTGGATGAGTTCTCCATCACTCGTCCTGCTCCGAAAGGAAAGGAGATTATCGTCGAGGGTCCTGTGTCCATCAATGCATCTACAAAGAAAGAGGcaactctgtctctgtctcgtAGCGATTGCACACAGTCTCAGGGATCTTCATGCCGCTCTAGCTGAAACATGGGTTAGTGTACTTGAAGCTCGTACATTTCTACAATGGGAAAACTATTCCTTTTGACAAGCCCGATTCTTCGGGTTATTCTTCCGAAGTCCATTACTAAGTCGCCCATTTCGTAGCTGAAATAGGAATAGCACGAACTTCAGACGAAAGCGACTGAATTGCCAAAGGCCCGATTGGCCGCATTCCACGAAGGGGTCCAGTCCGCTTCGGAGGGGTTCATGCGGGGTACTTTTGGTGTAGCAAGTGAGCTCTTTTCGATATCGGACTTGATGACCGAGAATTTTAGTCTCCCTCTTAAAATaatcttcatcctcgtcgtcctGAATAGTCTTTAGATCCTCAAATATTCGAAAGAAATCTCAAAATGGGtggcaacaacaacacagTGGGTGCCTACTACGCACCGAAGGGCGGCTTGCCCCCACAAACCCAAATCCTCACTGACCGGGCCATGTTCACCGAGTCTTACGCCGTCATCCCTAAAGGCTGCTTCAGCGACATTGTCACCAGCTTCCTCCCATTCTGGGAGCAAACACGACTATGGGTTATTGCTCGCCCACTTTCGGGCTTTGCTGAGACATTCTCTCAGTACATCATGGAGGTTCAACCAGGCGGTGGCAGTGACCGTGCTGAGATGGATGACACTGCTGAGAGTGTCTTGTTCGTTGTCGAGGGTGAAATCACCGTTACACTAGCTGGCGAAGCTCACACTCTTTCATCGGGAGGTTATGCCTTCCTCCCTCCCAAGAGCGGCTGGACGCTCCGCAACAACTCTAGCGAGCCAGCTCGTTTCCACTGGGTCCGCAAAGCCTACGAATCTGTCCCTGGACTTGATGCACCCGAGGCCTTCTTCGCgaatgagaaggatattgagcCCAGAGAAATGCCCGATACGAATGGAGCTTGGGCGACAACGCGCTTCGTTGACCCTACCGATGTTCGACATGACATGCATGTGAACATTGTGACTTTCCAGCCTGGTGGTATCATTCCCTTCGCTGAGACACATGTGATGGAGCACGGTCTTTATGTGCTTGAGGGAAAGGCTGTTTACCGACTGAATCAGGATTgggtcgaggttgaagctggtgaCTTTATGTGGCTGCGAGCTTTTTGTCCCCAAGCTTGCTATGCTGGTGGACCTGGCAAGTTCAGATACTTGTTGTACAAGGATGTAAACCGACACGCGAAGCTATCTAGGTAGATACAATACACAAGAATGCGGAAGTATCATGATCCTTATCCCAGACTTACAAAGCGATTGAATCGGCATTTTCAATCACCAGACCTCTGTCTTGGGTTATCGCTGCACTGTGCTGTGTTCCAAACAGGAGGTTCTGCAGCCTGTGGCTTCAGCAAGTTGTTGTGGACATAGATCGTTGGGACAGTACAACTAATACATGCGACCAAAGGtagtggaaaatacgggatcccgtccgctctcccatagtcaagccactaaccggcggattagtagttgggtcggtgacgaccagcgaatccccgctgttgcATGTTTTTTTGCAAGTTGCAGCAATTGCATTTTCTGTGTTTGTTGTCATCATGCAATCTGTTGCTGTGAGGTGCTGGCGCGGTCGCACTGTTGAGGCAAGTCTCGTGAGAGCTTTTTCCCCATTGACTTTTTTTTCAATATCGTGTATAGTGGGCTCATGCGTCTATGGACTCTGCTTCGACTGCCAACCGCAACCCCACTACAGCAGGTTACAACCTGTTCATCTTCCGTAGTATAGTGGTCagtatgcaagcttgtcacgcttgagaCCCGGGTTCAATTCCCGGCGGGAGAGATCCAGCCACCTGTAATATACAGGCAATTCTTTTTTGCCAATTGGGTTGTTGCTCTATTGACAGACAGCATTATCTGCAGCGGTGCTATGTGTACGCTTTTATTTTGCAATGTCTCAGGACTGATAATAAACTTAAAAAGGTTGTGCGCTGGAGGGCTACTGGGCCACTGTCTCCCGCGCTTTGGTTACCCTGAAGAACTGATGTCAGACAATTGAGAGATGGTTGAATGGGCGCCCAAGcaccaaagtcaagagaATCTTCCATAGGACAGAGTCCCGCCaggagagagaaggagagagagTTTCTTTTTGAGTCTATTAAACTTACCATGAGGGGGTGCGTCGAActtgaaagaaagaaaaccGGTCGGCAATTGCGTGATCAGGACAGCCTTAGTGTGACGTCGCATCTCAATTTGCGCAAAGGAATTAACACCAATATCCTACGACAGAAGCAACAACCTGTGAACTATCGAAGTTACCGTAAACGCACCGATTGCTATATTGCAACAGTCATAAGGATATTGACGCGTGTTTTTGTGTTTGACTGCGATCGCGTCGTATTGTGAGCCCCGCCGACGACGCGAACGACGAAGGTAGAGAAACTTGTCTTGCTAGGAACTACCAGAACCAAAACAATTGCTCAGTGGATCCATCTGGCGTTCAATTCCAGACTGGAAATAAACAGGACCTGAGAGTTGGCTCATAAATGTCTTTTGCTGACAGGTCCGAAGAGGAGCCGGCGAGCCACAGTAGAAGCCCCGTAACTGAACGTGTTCAATCCCCAACTGTGCATTTATTTATTTCTGGACGTCCACGAATTGACCAAACAGACCAGAAAACGACAAAAAGAGATAAAAGAACATCGACAACGGCAGGATTCGAACCTACGCGTGCGAACACAATGCCTATGATGTCTCGGAGGAGATAGCAGGGCATCGCCTTAACCACTCGGCCACGTTGTCCTAAGTTCGTTGGGCAGCAATCGTCCGATTGAGAGCATATGACACATGGGTTACCGATGGATCACGCGTGAGACATGTCAAAAGAGTACtgagatatatatatacgCAAACGCGTAATACTGTGTTTGTGTTATTGATTCGCGAAAAAGTCCAGATTTTGGGTGGTTTTTGTCGGTTATTGCATGCACGCGTCACTGCGAGGACAAGGCCGAAAACGAACACGCCGCTGGCCCAAAGGCCCAAACAAGGTGGTGGGCACTTCGCCACGAACTCAATTCAAAGAAAGTGTAAAACAGAGATGTCTCAAAGCTTATCAAGCACAATGCACAATTGTTGGGATCAATTCTATTGCCAGCTCTGTTCTCATAGTGAGTAAAATGTTCATAATTCCATCTGAACCCCACTGAAGATGAATATTGCCACCAATACTACGCTTCGGGCTTCTTAGCATAAGTAACGCAACTACAAACAGTTAGCTACAATCTCTCCCAGGATATCAAAACACTCACATGGGCCAATAAGCATGGATCTTGGGGTTATTCCAGTCCTGTCTCAGCTCCATCAATAACACCTCTACCTCCTCACGGCTCCAGCCCAGTCCTCTCGTGAAAGGCGCCATAGTCAGCGCCTCCAGAGCAGAGGCTGCATTGACGTTGTTCCACTGGCCTAActccttgtacttcttgtccttgggcCAATGGTTGGTAGGCCACTTGTAGCgcgtctcaacaacatccacgAATCCGACCTCTTTCAGCATatccttgaagttggaggTGCGTTCGAAAGAGCGGTTGAACTTTCCGGCTGCTTCGTCGAGAAGGCGGCACCATTTGTACATGGTATGGTCTTCCTTGAGGGTGCCATCGTCGCTGCCCATtatgacatcgacatcttgCAGTTCAACATAACCACCTGGAGCCAAGTTCCTGCTTGTGTCAGCATGGTTCTTTGATGAATGGTGAGAGTTGTTTTACTGGTAGATCTTGGTCAAGTACGACTTCCAATTCTGAATGCCAAAGTTCATAAATCTGCTGTGAATAAAGTCGAACGGCTCGCTGTAAGTCCATTCctcgtcgatatcatcaatcTCGAAGCGAACATTTGGTGGCACACTATGAATCATCAGTCTTATCCACGTTTGGCCATAAGCTTAACTCATACAAGTTCGGCTGGCTCGGCGAGAGGTCAACGCCAATGACCTGTTTTATCAGCGGCTATTCTGGATAAGCTTTAATGACGTAGCTCACAGTTGCCTCGGGATGTTCGTCGCCAAAGTCAATCGCCCAGATACCGGTTCCAGTGCCAACGTCGAGGACGCGCTTAACTTTGGAGTCGGGATGGTTAGGAGGGCTTAGACCGAGCTTGTTATCAAGAGTGAGCAAGAACAAGTTATGTTGCAGATCTGTGTTGTTATTGTTATTGTTATGCTATACTCGGCGGCATTTGAGGCTACATACCTAATCTTTCgttctcctcgtcatcgtttGGGAGATTGTACTCTACGATTGGGGCACGTCAGTGACATGGCTTGTATAGTAGAGGAGCTACATACTGCCGTCTCGGAAAGCATGGTATGTTCTTCCATTTTCTTGACGGAAGTCAAgaattgagcttctcaagctgtcCGTGGAGGATGCATTATCCTATGCCATAAGATCAGCAACAAAGGCCTGTGAGCTGAGGGGCTGATCTCATACCGCACCAAGTGACGAGTCCGCGTCAGAGTGCTGTGGCCGTTAGTTTAGCTACCTAGCTTCAGTGGGTCGGTTGCAGCGGGAACTAACGTTATCGTCAGCGTCTACGACGGGATGCGCTTCAATAGTCGTCATTGTAGATCTTTGCTCTCAAATTACCAAAAGACCCCAAAACTATCGTGAAgtgtttgtttgtctgtcAATTGGGAACTTAAATGCCGCATGTGGTACGCACATGATCCGAGCTTTAAAACCTGcattgttttctcttttctcgtcCGATGCTGTGCTACAGAACTGACGACCAACATGCATGACACGAACCAACAAAGAGTTGCAGACACTGCTAAATATGTACCAGGCGCTGAGAAGTGGCTCCGGTGTCAGGCATTTGGACCTGTTCCGATTGGCGAGCGATGGGCCGTCACGGTGTCAAACCCAAAGAGGTAGAGTTCACCGTTGGCCCCGAACCAAACAGCGTATTGCAATAATGACAGCCACTCACCTCACTTGATACTTACAACTGGCTTTAATAAGTACGTCAAAAGGAATGGCCATATATTCCTCTATTAATAAACTGCGGTCACGTCTATGCTACCCAGAAATACTTGGAAAGGAAGATAGAGGATATGTAATTCATCTGTTATTTTTatcttttcaagatctgGATTTATACTTCGAGCCAAGACAGTGGCGTTTGTTATGAAGCATGATGCCAGGTGGACCTCTCCTTAAACTGTTGCGTCATGATACAAGGCGCAACTCCTAACACGGCTATTGTTCCGGACATTGCAGCTAAAGTCCTTGCAATCCCACGTTGATATCGAGATAGATGTCTCTGGATCTTGGCCGCGAACCACTCAACACGACACTGGAAATGACAATAAATGTGGTTCAAGGAAATCGCCAGTAGTCTCGGTCTGAAAGGAGTAGATAATGCAGAACAGGCCACGGAGTTATTTTGATGTCGTTCTTGAAGTCACTTTACCCCTCGTTACTGAGACAGAACAGAATCCATATCTGGAGCTTATTTTATCCCTCCACTATACAACATGACCTTGGCCATATCTCGGAGCACATGGGACTCAGGCATTTTCTCCATACTAAGAATTTTTAATTACAAAATAAAGAGCCGGTATCTGAAGGTaacaagaacttgactgCCCAGACTATGATTTTTGTAGATCGCAACTGGAGATCTTTGGGGAGAAGTAGCCATCGCTTTCCTATCACTAACTCAACATAACGAGAATACTGCTGTGTTTAAAATAAAAGGCGGCGGCAAAATCGAAAACCGTATATACAAGAGCCGCAAGGGCATCAGCCAACACGAGGTATAGAGCCACATGCTGGCCATAAGGTTAAGCACCAGGCTGCCAACACGGGCGATTATGATCGGGTAAATTTGTCTTCGCATATGCTAGCCTGTGCTAAAAATTGACTCAAATATAAGCCTTGGCGGCTGTGAAGGGTGAGAGACTGGTGGGTATAAAGTCCCGGCCGCCTTCGCATCCCTGACAGGCCATCGATTGAATCAGAAACACCACGACCAAGCGTCAATTTGCGACCGTAAGGTTCCTCAAAACCCTCAGACTTTGCCAGTACGCCTAAAAGCTAACTTTGTCATCCTAGAGGTCCCCATGAAACTCTCTACCACCCTCGCTTTTGGagctctcctccttggcgatgtaTCTGTTGCCCAACAATTCCAATTTCGCCCCGAAGTTCTCGAAAATAATACAACATGGCCCTTGAAAGGTGCCACACTGAAGACACCTGGTGGACCTAACGACCTACCTGATAAATGCCCAATGCACAGGACCTCTTCTGTTGGCAGGTTCTTCGAAGGTGTTATCGGCACAAAGAAGCCCAAGTGCAAGCAGTTCGACATAGCTGCTGGAGAAACGCTCAGTGGATTCCCCCGTTTCCCTACCCGCCAGGTCCA includes:
- a CDS encoding allantoin catabolism protein, which codes for MGGNNNTVGAYYAPKGGLPPQTQILTDRAMFTESYAVIPKGCFSDIVTSFLPFWEQTRLWVIARPLSGFAETFSQYIMEVQPGGGSDRAEMDDTAESVLFVVEGEITVTLAGEAHTLSSGGYAFLPPKSGWTLRNNSSEPARFHWVRKAYESVPGLDAPEAFFANEKDIEPREMPDTNGAWATTRFVDPTDVRHDMHVNIVTFQPGGIIPFAETHVMEHGLYVLEGKAVYRLNQDWVEVEAGDFMWLRAFCPQACYAGGPGKFRYLLYKDVNRHAKLSR